In one window of Nodosilinea sp. PGN35 DNA:
- a CDS encoding PAS domain-containing protein, whose protein sequence is MAKLQAQTQIAAAAPSLQGPQRCAADRPTLVLLKDSPGPTAPPDYQLLAATSLDEALKLWQSGISDWAVVDLEASGLAFLATLGKTCTQRPLPVVVLVGPGEERAALEAMKLGAVDYLFRAELSPSALWARVHGCRQTYQQTQTTQQQTAVTLEQARQHYQNLVENSPDIVERFDRELRHLYVSPALAEITGIDTAAFLGKTCRELGLDTAMVDRWEAAAAVVLATGKRQAIEFTTPTLVGLRHFEMVLAPEWSELGQVESLLCISRDISDRVAAQQAQQQLLTEAQTAQHSATAARDSLARVFDRINDGIIAFDRDSRCVYLNPSAEKTLGRSALAIVGKQIWNEFPEAVGSPIYGVYHRAVEQQQPEFLEYFYPPLGWFEVRLYPDTEGITAYFTDISDRKTAAAQHQQTKQLRHELTLLEQIVDSVLAGYWDFDFQRQTAYYSPRLKAILGYAEDELPNRLDTWQQLAFPDDIPKALASLDRHVQSQGEVLHYVEVRYRHKNGGTVWVLCAGQVIEWNEAGQPLRMVGCHVDITPLKQAEAQLKTHQAHLQAAQRIGNLGSWEFELATGQITWSDQVYRIFGLETDAHPASFETLQGYFHPDDRDRHRQTVETILATRQPYDEEFCIVRADGSLGYIHVKGEAVVDGAHLTHLTGTVQDISDRKRTETERSAQEDQVQNLSLRLSLALESAHIGTWERDMATDAVIWDQCLIDLYGFAQLGRQANYWDWRQQVYAEDIQRVETAHQALVDHGIPYDLEFRIWRGDGTLGWIRSSSQVRRNAQGHPLSIVGINYDITDQKQAEAQLRDLSLRLDLALESGGIGTFELDLVTLEGLWDQRMYAIYGLPEIGQGLSLAAWRNYVHGDDAERVDSVFGQVLEGGSPPTIEFRIRRGDGELRWVRATALVQSNGQGRPLRMIGTNSDITAAKRAEEQLLHATAQLATSNRELEAFAYSVSHDLRAPLRAIDGFSRALIEDYGDQFGDEGRDYFDRIRHNVGRMGQLIDDLLRLSRVSRQAMAAATVNLSALVQEQIDELRDEQPERTVAVAIAPDLTITADPTLMRVAIANLVHNAWKFTAHCPCARLEFGAVVQGGEPVYHLRDNGAGFDMAYAHKLFGVFQRLHNTDEFPGTGIGLATVQRAIHRQGGRVWAEAAVGQGATFYFTLPRPAPTSEGRP, encoded by the coding sequence ATGGCGAAGCTTCAGGCTCAAACCCAGATTGCTGCTGCGGCCCCGTCTTTACAAGGGCCGCAGCGCTGCGCCGCTGACCGACCGACGCTGGTGCTGCTCAAGGATAGCCCTGGGCCAACCGCCCCGCCGGACTATCAGCTGTTGGCGGCGACCTCGCTCGACGAAGCCCTCAAGCTGTGGCAGAGCGGCATCAGCGACTGGGCGGTGGTTGACCTGGAGGCCAGCGGCTTGGCATTTCTGGCGACCCTGGGCAAAACCTGCACCCAGCGCCCCCTGCCGGTGGTGGTGCTGGTGGGGCCAGGGGAAGAGCGCGCCGCCCTAGAGGCCATGAAGCTGGGGGCAGTGGACTACCTGTTTAGAGCCGAGCTGTCTCCCTCTGCCCTGTGGGCCAGGGTGCACGGCTGCCGACAGACCTATCAGCAGACCCAGACCACCCAGCAGCAGACCGCCGTCACCCTGGAGCAGGCTCGCCAACACTACCAAAACCTGGTCGAAAATTCCCCCGATATTGTCGAGCGGTTTGACCGCGAGCTGCGCCACCTCTACGTCAGCCCGGCGCTGGCCGAAATTACCGGGATTGATACCGCCGCCTTTTTGGGCAAGACCTGCCGCGAGCTGGGTCTCGATACAGCCATGGTCGATCGCTGGGAGGCCGCCGCCGCCGTGGTGCTCGCCACTGGCAAGAGACAGGCCATTGAATTTACCACCCCAACCCTGGTGGGACTGCGGCACTTTGAGATGGTGCTCGCCCCCGAGTGGTCTGAGCTAGGCCAGGTCGAGTCGCTGCTGTGCATCTCGCGCGATATCAGCGATCGCGTCGCGGCCCAGCAAGCCCAGCAGCAGCTGCTCACTGAAGCCCAGACGGCCCAGCACAGTGCCACGGCGGCGCGCGACAGCCTGGCCCGCGTGTTTGACCGCATCAACGACGGCATCATTGCCTTCGATCGCGACTCGCGCTGCGTCTACCTCAACCCCAGCGCCGAGAAAACCCTGGGGCGATCGGCGCTAGCGATCGTCGGCAAGCAGATCTGGAACGAGTTTCCCGAGGCGGTAGGATCCCCTATCTACGGGGTCTACCACCGGGCCGTTGAGCAGCAGCAGCCCGAATTTTTGGAGTATTTCTATCCGCCGCTCGGCTGGTTTGAGGTGCGACTCTACCCCGACACCGAGGGCATCACGGCTTATTTTACCGATATCAGCGATCGCAAGACCGCCGCCGCCCAACACCAGCAAACCAAGCAGCTGCGCCACGAACTCACCCTGCTAGAGCAAATTGTCGATTCAGTGCTGGCGGGCTACTGGGATTTTGACTTTCAGCGCCAGACCGCCTACTACAGCCCCCGCCTCAAGGCTATACTTGGCTACGCCGAAGATGAGCTGCCCAACCGACTCGACACCTGGCAGCAGCTCGCCTTTCCCGACGATATTCCCAAGGCTCTAGCCTCCCTAGATCGCCACGTGCAGAGTCAGGGCGAGGTGCTGCACTACGTCGAGGTGCGCTACCGCCACAAGAACGGTGGCACCGTCTGGGTGCTCTGCGCTGGCCAGGTGATCGAGTGGAATGAGGCCGGTCAGCCCCTGCGCATGGTGGGCTGCCACGTCGATATCACCCCCCTCAAGCAGGCCGAGGCGCAGCTGAAAACACACCAGGCCCACCTACAGGCCGCCCAGCGCATCGGCAACCTGGGCAGCTGGGAATTTGAGCTGGCCACTGGGCAGATTACCTGGTCAGACCAGGTCTACCGCATTTTTGGCCTCGAGACAGACGCCCACCCCGCCAGCTTTGAGACGTTGCAGGGCTACTTTCACCCCGACGATCGAGACCGCCATCGCCAGACCGTAGAGACCATCCTTGCCACCCGTCAGCCCTACGACGAAGAATTTTGCATCGTGCGCGCCGACGGCAGTTTGGGCTATATCCACGTCAAGGGCGAAGCCGTAGTCGATGGGGCCCACCTCACCCACCTGACCGGCACGGTGCAGGACATCAGCGATCGCAAGCGGACTGAAACCGAACGCAGCGCCCAGGAAGACCAGGTGCAAAACCTCTCGCTGCGGCTTTCCCTGGCGCTGGAGTCGGCCCACATCGGCACCTGGGAACGGGATATGGCCACCGACGCCGTGATCTGGGATCAGTGCTTAATCGATCTGTACGGGTTTGCCCAGCTGGGGCGGCAGGCCAACTATTGGGACTGGCGGCAGCAAGTCTACGCCGAGGATATTCAGCGGGTCGAAACCGCCCACCAGGCCCTAGTTGACCACGGTATTCCCTACGATCTCGAATTTCGCATCTGGCGAGGCGACGGCACCCTGGGCTGGATCAGATCCAGCTCTCAGGTGCGGCGCAACGCCCAGGGGCACCCCCTGAGCATCGTTGGCATCAACTACGACATCACCGACCAAAAGCAGGCCGAAGCCCAGCTGCGCGACCTGTCCCTGCGCTTAGATTTAGCGCTGGAGTCGGGGGGGATCGGCACCTTTGAGCTAGATCTTGTCACCCTTGAGGGCCTCTGGGATCAGCGCATGTACGCCATCTACGGCCTGCCGGAGATCGGCCAGGGCCTGTCCCTTGCGGCCTGGCGCAACTATGTCCACGGTGACGACGCGGAGCGAGTCGATAGCGTCTTTGGCCAGGTACTTGAGGGGGGTTCTCCCCCCACCATTGAGTTTCGCATTCGCCGAGGCGACGGTGAGCTGCGCTGGGTGCGGGCCACGGCGCTGGTGCAGAGCAACGGCCAGGGGCGGCCCCTGCGGATGATCGGCACCAACTCCGACATTACCGCAGCCAAGCGAGCCGAGGAGCAGCTGCTGCACGCCACCGCCCAGCTCGCCACCTCAAACCGAGAGCTAGAAGCCTTTGCCTACTCGGTTTCCCACGACTTACGCGCCCCTCTGCGGGCAATCGACGGCTTTAGTAGAGCGCTGATCGAAGACTACGGCGACCAGTTTGGCGACGAAGGCCGCGACTATTTCGATCGCATTCGCCACAACGTTGGCCGCATGGGGCAGCTGATTGACGATCTGCTGCGGCTGTCGCGGGTGTCGCGCCAGGCGATGGCCGCCGCGACCGTCAACCTCAGCGCCCTGGTGCAGGAGCAGATTGACGAGCTGCGCGACGAGCAGCCCGAGCGCACGGTAGCGGTGGCCATCGCCCCCGATCTAACCATCACCGCCGACCCCACCCTGATGCGGGTCGCGATCGCCAACCTGGTGCACAACGCCTGGAAGTTTACCGCCCACTGCCCCTGCGCCCGGCTTGAGTTTGGCGCAGTGGTGCAGGGGGGCGAGCCCGTCTACCACCTGCGCGACAACGGGGCCGGATTTGACATGGCCTACGCCCACAAGCTGTTTGGGGTATTTCAACGGCTGCACAACACCGATGAGTTTCCCGGTACCGGCATCGGTCTGGCCACGGTGCAGCGGGCCATTCACCGCCAGGGGGGGCGGGTGTGGGCCGAGGCCGCCGTAGGTCAGGGGGCCACCTTTTACTTCACCTTGCCCCGGCCTGCCCCAACCTCCGAGGGGCGGCCATGA
- a CDS encoding response regulator yields the protein MTAVRSILLVEDNPDDERLTLRALRRGNLANPVVVARNGEEALAQVFGSALLPCVVLLDLKLPKVDGLEVLRQIRASDRTRLLPVVMLTSSSEDRDIIESYSLGANSYVRKPVNIDEFTEAVRQLGLYWALISELPPTLP from the coding sequence ATGACAGCGGTGCGCTCTATTCTGCTGGTCGAAGACAACCCCGACGATGAGCGGCTGACCCTGCGCGCCCTGCGCCGGGGCAACCTGGCCAACCCAGTGGTGGTGGCCCGCAACGGCGAAGAGGCCCTGGCCCAGGTGTTTGGCTCTGCCCTGCTGCCCTGCGTGGTGCTGCTCGATCTCAAACTGCCCAAGGTCGATGGGCTGGAGGTGCTGCGGCAGATTCGGGCCAGCGATCGCACCCGCCTGCTGCCGGTGGTCATGCTCACCTCCTCCAGCGAAGACCGCGATATCATTGAAAGCTACAGCCTGGGAGCCAACAGCTACGTGCGCAAGCCCGTGAATATTGACGAATTTACCGAGGCTGTGCGCCAGCTCGGCCTCTACTGGGCATTGATAAGTGAGCTGCCTCCCACTCTGCCATGA
- a CDS encoding bifunctional diguanylate cyclase/phosphodiesterase produces MTAAEPLRALIVEDSDNDLVLLLRELRRAGFAPVWRQVQTADDFRLALEAETWDVVLSDYQLPQFDAPAALELLLQCSYDLPFIVVSGTVGEATAVDMMRAGAHDYVMKDNLSRLAEAVRREVREAHSRRDRRQAQAELERTRELLHLAIDGSGIGIWDWQVQTGEVWASDRCAGLIGYDSGNLGPARIDTWQRFVHPDDWSRKKVALQRHFTGQTATYDCEFRLRHRLGHWVWVLDRGKVVEWDAAHHPVRMSGTYTDITERRLAEAEHRRIADQMLFNSLHDALTQLPNRNFLMQRLDLTLQRCRRGSLRQFAVLFLDLDHFKVINDSLGHLAGDEVLVVVAQKLRSLVRATDLAARLGGDEFVLLLEDIDTLQEPLRIAKRLLQELQEPLAVGGSNVFLNASLGIVMGMGDYTTPTEPLRDADIAMYQAKAQGRGRYVVFNESMHLQALQRLQLEQELRDAIGQGELVLYYQPIFHLETKEISGFEALVRWQHPDRGFISPDSFIPIAEETGLVVALDRWVLTQATQQLARWHQRYPHRADLTVSINFSVKDLLRTDLLSDLADILTQTGLQGRHLNLEITESTLIEDIQAMVKILQQLKHQGFTVTIDDFGTGYSSLSYLHQLPVDALKIDRSFVMAMEASRRNSDIVETIITLSNRLGLAAIAEGVETQAQLCHLHRLGCELGQGYWFARPLPAAEAETLLNAAPTSAAARR; encoded by the coding sequence ATGACTGCTGCTGAACCCCTGCGGGCGCTAATCGTAGAAGACTCGGACAACGACCTGGTGCTGCTGCTGCGGGAGCTGCGCCGGGCCGGGTTTGCCCCCGTCTGGCGGCAGGTACAGACGGCGGACGACTTTCGCTTGGCCCTGGAGGCCGAGACCTGGGATGTGGTGCTGTCTGACTACCAGCTGCCCCAGTTTGATGCGCCCGCCGCCCTGGAGCTGCTGCTGCAATGCTCCTACGACCTGCCGTTCATCGTTGTCTCCGGCACCGTCGGCGAGGCCACCGCCGTCGATATGATGCGGGCCGGGGCCCACGACTACGTGATGAAAGACAATCTGTCCCGCCTGGCGGAGGCGGTGCGGCGCGAGGTGCGCGAAGCCCACAGCCGCCGCGATCGCAGGCAGGCCCAGGCGGAGCTAGAGCGCACCCGCGAGCTGCTGCACCTGGCCATCGACGGCTCGGGCATCGGCATTTGGGACTGGCAGGTGCAGACCGGGGAGGTGTGGGCCAGCGATCGCTGCGCCGGGCTGATCGGCTACGACTCCGGCAACCTGGGCCCGGCCCGCATCGACACCTGGCAGCGGTTTGTGCACCCCGACGACTGGAGCCGCAAAAAAGTCGCCCTCCAGCGCCACTTTACGGGCCAAACCGCCACCTACGACTGCGAATTTCGCCTGCGACACCGCCTGGGGCACTGGGTGTGGGTGCTCGATCGCGGCAAAGTGGTGGAGTGGGATGCCGCCCACCATCCGGTGCGGATGAGCGGCACCTACACCGACATTACCGAGCGTCGCCTGGCAGAGGCCGAGCACCGCCGCATCGCCGACCAGATGCTGTTCAACAGCCTCCACGATGCCCTCACCCAGCTGCCCAACCGCAACTTTCTCATGCAGCGGCTCGACCTCACCCTCCAGCGCTGCCGACGGGGCAGCCTGCGCCAGTTTGCGGTGCTGTTTCTCGACTTAGACCACTTCAAGGTGATCAACGACAGCCTCGGCCACCTGGCCGGAGACGAGGTGCTGGTGGTGGTGGCCCAAAAGCTGCGATCGCTGGTGCGCGCCACCGACCTAGCCGCCCGCCTGGGGGGCGACGAGTTTGTGCTCTTGCTGGAGGATATCGACACCCTACAAGAGCCCCTGCGCATTGCCAAGCGACTGCTGCAAGAGCTGCAAGAGCCCCTGGCGGTGGGCGGCAGCAACGTCTTTCTCAACGCCAGCCTCGGCATCGTCATGGGCATGGGCGACTACACAACCCCCACCGAGCCCCTGCGCGACGCCGACATTGCCATGTACCAAGCCAAGGCCCAGGGGCGGGGCCGCTACGTGGTGTTTAACGAATCGATGCACCTGCAAGCCCTGCAGCGCCTCCAGCTCGAGCAGGAGCTCCGCGACGCCATTGGCCAGGGAGAACTGGTGCTCTACTACCAGCCCATTTTTCACCTGGAGACCAAAGAAATTTCTGGCTTTGAGGCCTTGGTGCGGTGGCAGCACCCCGATCGCGGCTTCATCTCCCCCGACAGCTTTATTCCCATCGCCGAAGAGACCGGTCTGGTGGTGGCCCTCGACCGCTGGGTGCTGACCCAGGCCACCCAGCAGCTGGCCCGGTGGCACCAGCGCTACCCCCACCGTGCCGACCTGACGGTGAGCATCAATTTTTCGGTCAAAGATCTGCTGCGCACCGACCTGCTCAGCGACCTCGCCGACATCCTTACCCAGACCGGCCTTCAGGGTCGCCACCTCAACCTCGAAATTACCGAAAGCACCCTGATCGAAGACATTCAGGCGATGGTAAAAATTTTGCAGCAGCTCAAACACCAGGGCTTTACCGTCACCATCGACGACTTTGGCACCGGCTACTCATCCCTCAGCTACCTGCACCAGCTGCCGGTTGACGCCCTTAAAATCGACCGCTCCTTCGTCATGGCCATGGAGGCCAGCCGCCGCAACTCCGACATTGTCGAGACCATCATTACCCTGAGCAACCGCCTGGGGCTGGCCGCGATCGCCGAAGGGGTTGAAACCCAGGCCCAGCTCTGTCACCTGCACCGCCTGGGCTGCGAACTGGGCCAGGGCTACTGGTTTGCCCGCCCCCTGCCCGCCGCCGAGGCCGAAACCCTGTTGAACGCCGCCCCGACCAGCGCCGCCGCCCGCCGCTAG
- the gcvH gene encoding glycine cleavage system protein GcvH codes for MAFEYPETLKYLDSHEYARADDEEGIVTVGITAFAIDQLGDIVFLELPEIGDSLEKGEKFGTVESVKAVEELKSPVSGEVLERNEALIEAPEQIGDDPYGDGWLVKIRASDLDDLDDALTAEEYKDQVGG; via the coding sequence ATGGCATTTGAATATCCCGAAACCCTGAAATATCTCGACAGCCACGAATACGCTCGCGCTGACGACGAGGAGGGCATTGTCACCGTGGGCATCACCGCGTTTGCCATCGACCAACTGGGCGACATTGTTTTTTTAGAGCTGCCTGAGATTGGCGACAGCCTGGAGAAGGGCGAAAAATTTGGCACTGTGGAATCGGTCAAGGCTGTAGAGGAGCTGAAATCGCCGGTTTCAGGGGAGGTGCTGGAGCGCAACGAGGCCCTGATCGAAGCGCCGGAGCAGATTGGCGATGACCCCTACGGCGACGGCTGGCTGGTTAAAATCAGGGCCAGCGACCTCGATGACCTCGACGATGCCCTCACCGCCGAGGAGTACAAAGATCAGGTGGGCGGCTAG
- the gcvT gene encoding glycine cleavage system aminomethyltransferase GcvT, translated as MTLLQTPLYSACVEQQARMTEFAGWSMPVQFGGIRQEHQAVRDRAGLFDISHMGKFELRGKGVIAALQPLVPSNLERLTQGQAQYTVLLNPEGGIIDDLIVYLKSPPASSGAGPETVALIVNAATTAKDKAWLRSHLAGTGIELVDESRDRALLSLQGPAAAALLQPHTVLNLDALGRFAHRDTALLGQFAWVARTGYTGEDGFEIMTDPATATALWQTLTEAGVAPCGLGARDTLRLEAALALYGQDIDDTTSPLEAGLGWLVHLDEKDDFIGRAVLEQQRAEGVSRRLVGLAMAGRHIARHGYPVLYAGDRVGTVTSGTLAPTLNIPIALAYVAAPFARVGQALEVEVRGQPQGATVVKRPFYRAK; from the coding sequence ATGACATTATTGCAAACGCCTCTCTATTCTGCCTGTGTCGAGCAGCAGGCTCGCATGACCGAGTTCGCCGGGTGGTCGATGCCGGTGCAGTTCGGCGGCATTAGACAAGAGCACCAGGCGGTGCGCGATCGCGCCGGACTGTTCGACATCTCCCACATGGGCAAGTTTGAGCTGCGGGGGAAGGGGGTGATCGCCGCCCTGCAACCTCTGGTGCCCTCTAATCTGGAGCGGCTCACCCAGGGCCAGGCCCAGTACACCGTGCTGCTCAACCCCGAGGGCGGCATTATTGACGACCTGATTGTCTACCTGAAGTCGCCGCCCGCCAGCTCAGGCGCGGGGCCAGAGACCGTAGCGCTGATCGTCAATGCCGCCACCACCGCCAAAGACAAAGCCTGGCTGCGGTCGCACCTGGCGGGTACCGGCATCGAGCTGGTGGATGAATCGCGCGATCGCGCCCTGCTCTCCCTTCAGGGGCCTGCCGCCGCCGCCCTGCTCCAGCCCCACACGGTGCTCAACCTGGACGCTCTGGGCCGCTTTGCCCACCGCGACACCGCTCTGCTGGGGCAGTTTGCCTGGGTAGCCCGCACCGGCTATACCGGCGAAGACGGCTTTGAGATCATGACCGACCCCGCCACCGCCACCGCCCTGTGGCAGACCCTCACCGAGGCGGGGGTGGCCCCCTGCGGCCTGGGAGCCCGCGACACCCTGCGCCTGGAGGCCGCTCTGGCCCTCTACGGCCAGGACATCGACGACACCACCAGCCCCCTGGAGGCGGGCCTGGGCTGGCTGGTGCACCTGGACGAAAAGGATGACTTTATTGGGCGAGCGGTGCTGGAGCAGCAGCGGGCCGAAGGCGTCAGCCGCCGCCTGGTGGGTCTGGCCATGGCGGGTCGCCACATCGCCCGCCATGGCTACCCGGTGCTGTATGCGGGCGATCGCGTCGGCACCGTCACCAGCGGCACCCTGGCCCCCACGCTAAATATCCCCATTGCCCTGGCCTACGTCGCCGCGCCTTTCGCTCGGGTGGGGCAGGCCCTGGAGGTCGAAGTGCGCGGCCAGCCCCAGGGGGCGACGGTGGTGAAGCGGCCCTTTTATCGGGCGAAGTGA
- a CDS encoding GGDEF domain-containing protein has product MIALMPHGSCFLWDPQLTSLHVASDLAVAVAYFSIPLLLLLNRQYIDAQIRPVLLLFAAFIFSCGIGHGLRIWNIWHTSYWLEGAWTWATAVVSLYTAWELRALVPQLLNTHRDLITVRALVEQDPLTGIANRRGLEVALTALAYQAGAVEHTLLLLDLDGFKAINDTYGHSAGDQLLQAVAEVLNRQVRTTDMAARIGGDEFALLLVGCLPDEALNKAEVIRQEISQITMPQLPIVSRCPLVSASIGISSFTADRGLTHSYQQADAALYAAKYNGKNQVKVAAPVAL; this is encoded by the coding sequence ATGATTGCTCTTATGCCCCACGGATCCTGTTTCCTGTGGGATCCTCAGCTGACCTCCCTGCATGTGGCCAGCGATTTGGCGGTGGCGGTAGCCTACTTTTCGATTCCGCTGCTGCTGCTGCTCAACCGACAGTATATCGACGCCCAGATTCGCCCGGTGCTGCTGCTGTTTGCCGCCTTTATCTTTAGCTGCGGCATCGGCCACGGCCTGCGGATCTGGAACATCTGGCACACCAGCTACTGGCTCGAGGGCGCTTGGACCTGGGCCACCGCCGTGGTCAGCCTGTACACCGCCTGGGAGCTGAGGGCGCTGGTGCCCCAGCTGCTCAACACCCACCGAGACCTAATCACCGTTCGCGCCCTGGTGGAGCAAGACCCCCTCACCGGCATTGCCAACCGCCGGGGGCTCGAAGTCGCCCTGACCGCCCTGGCCTACCAGGCCGGGGCGGTGGAGCACACCCTGCTGCTGCTAGATCTAGACGGCTTTAAGGCCATTAACGACACCTACGGCCACAGCGCTGGCGACCAGCTGCTCCAGGCGGTGGCCGAGGTGCTGAATCGCCAGGTTCGCACCACCGATATGGCCGCCCGCATCGGCGGCGACGAGTTCGCCCTGCTGCTGGTGGGCTGCCTGCCCGACGAAGCTCTGAACAAAGCCGAAGTTATTCGCCAAGAAATTTCCCAGATCACGATGCCCCAGCTCCCCATCGTCAGCCGTTGCCCGCTGGTTTCGGCCAGCATTGGCATCAGCAGTTTTACTGCCGATCGCGGTCTGACCCACAGCTACCAGCAGGCCGACGCGGCCCTCTACGCCGCCAAGTACAACGGCAAAAACCAGGTTAAGGTGGCCGCCCCGGTGGCGTTGTAG
- a CDS encoding response regulator transcription factor: protein MLILIVEDEAEIARLIRLYLEKEGFTCEVCEDGETALRYQQTLQPDLIILDVMLPKLDGLEVCARIRQGPGAKDPYILMLTARGEEIDRIIGLSTGADDYLVKPFSPRELVARVRALLRRSLRHGQEAPSQTYRTAHFSLDLDQRTAHRQVETGAAELLDLTPLEFDLLATFMSYPGRVWSRHHLIEKLWGEDFFGDERVVDTHIARLRKKVEPDSSQPTFVKTVTGVGYRFEDEAA, encoded by the coding sequence GTGCTGATTCTAATAGTGGAAGACGAGGCCGAAATTGCCCGGCTGATTCGGCTCTACCTCGAAAAAGAGGGCTTTACCTGCGAAGTCTGCGAAGACGGCGAAACGGCCCTGCGCTACCAGCAGACCCTCCAGCCAGACCTGATTATTCTGGACGTCATGCTGCCCAAGCTCGACGGTTTAGAGGTGTGCGCCCGCATTCGCCAGGGGCCGGGGGCCAAAGACCCCTACATTCTCATGCTCACCGCCCGGGGCGAAGAAATTGACCGCATCATTGGCCTGTCCACCGGGGCCGACGACTACCTGGTCAAACCCTTTAGCCCCAGAGAGCTGGTAGCTCGGGTGCGCGCCCTGCTGCGCCGCAGCCTGCGCCACGGCCAGGAGGCCCCCAGCCAAACCTACCGCACCGCCCACTTTAGCCTCGATCTCGACCAGCGCACCGCCCATCGCCAGGTAGAGACTGGCGCTGCCGAACTGCTCGACCTCACGCCCTTAGAGTTTGATCTGCTGGCCACCTTCATGAGCTACCCTGGCCGGGTCTGGAGCCGTCACCACCTGATCGAAAAGCTCTGGGGCGAAGATTTCTTTGGCGACGAGCGCGTCGTCGATACCCACATTGCCCGCCTGCGCAAAAAAGTCGAGCCCGACTCGTCGCAGCCCACCTTTGTCAAGACCGTCACCGGGGTGGGGTATCGGTTTGAGGATGAGGCGGCGTAG
- a CDS encoding RNA methyltransferase codes for MGLWQLDQIRIVLVEPAGPLNVGAAARVMKNMGLHQLVLVNPQCDPTAAAAQHMAVHGGDVLAAARTVASLPEAIAGCERAIATTGRLHRQEQPLELPEAALPWLLPPTPAESFAAALIFGPEDRGLSNDELIYAQRWVRIPASDGYPSLNLAQAVAVCAYLLHRAAAAEGVAAAFPAVGVAATAGRLAPLEQMEGFYQDLEIVLLKIGYLYPHTAASRMAKLRRLLHRAGPDRQELAMLRGILRQMSWAAHRAPPED; via the coding sequence ATGGGTCTTTGGCAGCTCGATCAGATTCGCATCGTCCTGGTTGAGCCAGCGGGGCCGCTCAACGTCGGCGCGGCGGCGCGGGTGATGAAGAATATGGGCCTGCACCAGCTGGTGTTGGTCAACCCCCAGTGCGACCCGACGGCGGCGGCGGCCCAGCACATGGCGGTGCACGGGGGCGATGTGCTGGCGGCGGCCCGCACGGTGGCCAGCCTGCCGGAGGCGATCGCGGGGTGCGAGCGGGCGATCGCCACCACCGGTCGCCTGCACCGCCAGGAGCAGCCGCTGGAGCTGCCGGAGGCCGCCCTGCCCTGGCTGCTGCCCCCCACCCCAGCCGAGAGCTTTGCCGCCGCCTTGATCTTCGGCCCCGAAGACCGGGGGTTGAGCAACGATGAGCTGATCTACGCCCAGCGCTGGGTGCGAATTCCGGCCAGCGACGGCTATCCGTCGCTGAATTTGGCCCAGGCGGTGGCGGTGTGTGCCTATCTGCTCCACCGGGCAGCGGCAGCCGAGGGGGTAGCGGCGGCGTTTCCGGCGGTGGGGGTGGCCGCGACGGCGGGCCGTTTGGCACCTCTAGAGCAGATGGAGGGCTTTTATCAAGATTTAGAAATCGTTTTGCTGAAAATCGGTTATCTTTACCCCCATACCGCCGCAAGCCGCATGGCTAAACTGCGGCGATTGCTGCATCGCGCCGGGCCCGATCGCCAGGAGTTGGCTATGCTTAGGGGCATTTTACGGCAGATGTCTTGGGCGGCGCACCGGGCTCCGCCAGAGGACTAG